In the Arthrobacter sp. CDRTa11 genome, CGGACACGGCAGCAACCGCGAACGGCTCTTCAGCAAGACCATGGTCTACAAACAGATTGATGCCCTGCTGGTGCTTTGTATGGCGCTGACACATGACGAGCTGGACCATCTCCAGAAGATCGACATCCCGCTGGTGGTTGTGGGCGGCCACGTGGAGGAATGCGCCTACATCGGCATTGACGATTACGCGGCGGCTTCAACCGCCGTGATGCACCTGATCGATCTTGGGCACCGGGACATCGCCCTCCTTCACGGCGACGACGAAACAGACCTTAACTTCGACGTCCCCCGGGTGCGGATCCTGGCCTTCAAGGACGTCATGACAGCTTCCGGCCTGCCCACCCGTCCCGAATGGGACGAGTGGGGAGATTTCACCGTCCGGAGCGGCCAGGAGGCCTTCCGCCGGCTTTGGGCGCGGAGCGGCCCCAAACCAACCGCCATTTTCTGCGCCTCTGACGAGATGGCCATGGGGGTCATTTTTGAAGCAGCCAGGATGGGTGTCCGTGTGCCGGAGGAACTGTCCGTGGTGGGCATCGACAACCATGACTTCGCTGACGCCGTGGGCCTGACCACCGTTGGCCAGCGGCCTGATGAACAGGCCGAACTCGCCACCAAGATGCTTCTTGACGAATTGGATGGCGTTGCCGGGGCCGTGCAGTCCGCCGTCGCTCCCCATCAGCTGATTGTCAGGCGCACCACGGCGCCGCCGCCCTGCTGAGTCAGCCCTGGTTAAGGGAACTCCTATCAAAAGGAACTCCGCGAGAACTGTGCAGCGCTAGGACGCGCGGGCCAGTTGGCGGATGGGGATCCAGCGCGATGCCAGCCTGCGGTAAGCGGCCGCGGCTCCTGTCATGTCTCCTTCGGCAAGGCACTCGATGCCCAGCCTGATGTCCATGGGGGACTCGTCGGGGTACACCTTGTCCGCCACCGCTCCATAGTCCAGTTCCACCATGGAATTTACATGGAACAGCTCCAGCCACTCCGTGAGTTGGGCGAGGTCATCAAGCATGTCCAGGTCAGGCGCGGCCAGGGCCAGGTTGGCCACGGCGTAACGGGCCCGCTCCATGGCCTCGGTGATCGGCGCCCAGACCCTTACCGTCAGGATCCGTCCGCCTGATTCGACGACATCCTTGGGGTCTGATTCCATAAACAGCGAAAACCAGCTGAACGGGATGCCCCAGGTGGAAGCGCGTGTGTGCACCCGGATGGAGCCGTCCCGCGCCTTCACCTGGTCGATTCGCTCCTGGTGCTTGTCCCGCTGTTCCTCGGGTATCAGCATCTCCGCCAGGGGGCCGTGGATGCCTTCCATCAGGGCGTTGGCAGCCAAGCCGGCGCGAAGGACCAGCTGGCTGGGGCAGTACAGCAGTACCGGCTCCGCCCCGGAGCCGGTGGAAGCGCCGGCGGCGGCGTCGCCGTCGGCCGCTTTTTTATCGGGCGTATCCGCTGGGGGGACTCCCGGAGCAGTGGTGACCCGCACGAGGTCGGTGCGTCCGGTGGGAAAGGGATCCCCGCCGGACCTGGTGATACGGCCCAGGGAGGCCAGTAGTTCGGCGTTTTCCACCGCAGCGCGGGAGGCGGTGCGTGCGCCGGCCGCCTGGATGGCTGCGCGCTGGTCCTCGGGGAAGGCGTCCAGGGGTTCGTAGACCCGCAGGGTGGAGGAGAACGGCAGCCCAGCCTGGCCCCGGTACAGATTTCCGGTCATTGTTGCCTCCCTGTCGCGGTCCAGGACGCTACCATCAGTCTGCCAGATCCACCATAACGGGGGCGTGGTCGGAGGCGCCCTTGCCCTTGCGCTCCTCGCGGTCGATCGAGGCGCCGGTCACCCGGGCAGCCAGGGCGGGGGAGGCGAGCACGAAGTCGATCCGCATGCCCTCCTTCTTGGGAAAGCGCAGCTGGGTGTAGTCCCAGTAGGTATAGACGCCGGGGCCGGGAGTGTAGGGACGGACCACGTCGGTGAAGCCGGCCTCCTCAAACGCATGGAAGGCCGCGCGTTCCGGCGGGCTGACGTGGGTGTACCGGTTCGCAACGAACAGGTCGATGTCCCATACGTCCTCATCCCGCGGCGCGATGTTCCAGTCGCCCATCAGGGCCACTTGGGCGTGGGGGTCCGTCGTGACCAGCCCCTGCGCGTGGGTCTTGAGGCTTTCCAGCCACTTCAGCTTGTAGGGCATGTGCTCGTCGTCGAGGGAACGGCCGTTGGGGATGTAGAGGCTCCAGATCCGGACACCGCCGCAGGTTGCCGCCATCGCGCGGGCCTCCTGCACAGGGTCCTTGCCGGCCTTGCCAAACGCCGGCTGGTCCAGGAAGGTCCGCTCCACGTCCTCCAG is a window encoding:
- a CDS encoding LacI family DNA-binding transcriptional regulator yields the protein MARITERSQRGGHSGVSIEDVAAAAGVSTATVSRAVRGLPRVSPATREKILEVAGALGYVASSSASGLATGRTKTIGVLAPFVSRWFFSKAIEGADRELHARHYNLSLFNLGGHGSNRERLFSKTMVYKQIDALLVLCMALTHDELDHLQKIDIPLVVVGGHVEECAYIGIDDYAAASTAVMHLIDLGHRDIALLHGDDETDLNFDVPRVRILAFKDVMTASGLPTRPEWDEWGDFTVRSGQEAFRRLWARSGPKPTAIFCASDEMAMGVIFEAARMGVRVPEELSVVGIDNHDFADAVGLTTVGQRPDEQAELATKMLLDELDGVAGAVQSAVAPHQLIVRRTTAPPPC
- a CDS encoding exodeoxyribonuclease III encodes the protein MKIATWNVNSLRARADRVEAWLQRSDCDVLAIQETKCKDDNFPWELFERMGYEVAHFGVNQWNGVAIVSRVGLEDVERTFLDQPAFGKAGKDPVQEARAMAATCGGVRIWSLYIPNGRSLDDEHMPYKLKWLESLKTHAQGLVTTDPHAQVALMGDWNIAPRDEDVWDIDLFVANRYTHVSPPERAAFHAFEEAGFTDVVRPYTPGPGVYTYWDYTQLRFPKKEGMRIDFVLASPALAARVTGASIDREERKGKGASDHAPVMVDLAD